GAGTCCTGATAAGGACTTCCTTGAGTATCTGGATAGTAATAATTTTCGTTATTAGGTCCTTGATTTTGATACTTGCGATATTCGTGTGATCCAATAATATAACCACCAAAAATTAAACCAGCATATAGTCCAAGAGAAGCACCAATTGCGATTGAGCGAGATGAACCACCAAAGGCCATTGCCGCCGTTCCCAATAATGCTCCACCAACTGTTCCATACCCAGCATTCATGGCAATGATCTTAACTTTAGGATCCATTTGTGCGCGGGCCTGAAAGCTTGTTGAAATAGTTGAAATAAATAGAGTAATTAAGAATAGTTTTTTAATCATATAAAAATTGTAAAAGAAGGCCTTGCCTGATGCAAGGTAAATGTTCACCAAATCTTAATCAAATAATAGACACAGTGCAAGACATCTCAAAGAAACTTGAAACAAAGTTAGCACTAGAAAACAGCCTTCGCCTTTGCTGTTCAGTAATTTGGCCATTCGATTTTACTTCAAATATTTTTAGGATGAAAGTATCTCGAATTTTATAAATGCCACAAATATCCACTTGCCCACAGCCAACTCGCCTTAGCATTGTAGGACAAATCAATAATGGGATGGCCTCTTTATGAATCTTTGTCGATTTTTTTAATTCTAAATTTAGACCTTTGGATACATTATTCCTGTACAAATTCCTTTACCCCTTTAAATGTTTTGCGATGTATTGGGGTAATACCATATTCTTCGATAGCTTTACGATGAGCAGCTGTAGGATAACCAGCATTTTTTTCAAATCCGTAATAAGGAAATTTTCGAGCTTCCTTTATCATCAGTCGATCGCGGAAAACTTTTGCAATAATGGAGGCTAGCCCTATAAGAACTGACTTACTATCCCCTTTTATTACAGCATGAACATCTTTAACTTTTGTTGACTTAAAAGGAAATTTTCCATCAACTAGAACGACTGAATCTTGTTTTAGAATGTTATGACAGGACTTTTTCATTCCTAGAAGTGATGCTTGAAAAATATTAACTTCATCTATTTTCTTCGGCGTAATCTTTTCGACGCTATATTCAAATAGATCACGAAAGTTTTGTTTCTTAAAAGTTGAGATATTTAACTCTTCTAAAATCCTTTCCATTTTCTTTAAAGAAAGTTTCTTTGAATCTGTAACACCGTATTCTTTTAAAATACTTGCTAAGACTGCAAGATTATCAACTCGTACCCCAACAGCACAAGTTACAACGGGCCCAGCAAGAGGACCTCTTCCAACCTCATCGGTTGCAATTATATATTGATGATCTTTGATGAATTCTTTTT
This is a stretch of genomic DNA from Halobacteriovorax vibrionivorans. It encodes these proteins:
- a CDS encoding ribonuclease HII, whose amino-acid sequence is MFEKEFIKDHQYIIATDEVGRGPLAGPVVTCAVGVRVDNLAVLASILKEYGVTDSKKLSLKKMERILEELNISTFKKQNFRDLFEYSVEKITPKKIDEVNIFQASLLGMKKSCHNILKQDSVVLVDGKFPFKSTKVKDVHAVIKGDSKSVLIGLASIIAKVFRDRLMIKEARKFPYYGFEKNAGYPTAAHRKAIEEYGITPIHRKTFKGVKEFVQE